In Thalassophryne amazonica chromosome 13, fThaAma1.1, whole genome shotgun sequence, the sequence tgcattttattgtcatGCATTGGCCCTTTTGGGGTCAGCTGTTATGATTCTGGACCTTTTTCTGAGTTCTGAGCGTCTGATTCttttattctctgtgtatcttctctttgccacatatttagttctgctttattgtttattatttgctttcactgttggtcccttagttgctttagtcttagtttcattctgtttatcacatttattatattgtgcttcaGTCACAGGATTTTGTTAATATTTATCTTGagtgtttcttatctgattatgttccatttgttatttagtgcactttctgtttatcagttacttTGTTTCATTAATTACATTACTCTGTAGTcatctggtttgtttattctctgtttgtcagtagtttattttggctcCTCTCATTTGTGATTTCAGCTATGCTTTAATATTGGGTTTTGGTTTTCAGTTATCATGTTCATGTTCTGTTCCTGATACTGGTTATAGTTGCATtttattctgtccatggtttctgtttttgcttcatcttctttgtttgcccctgcaccagctcttgtgtcttcatctgtcactatgactcttttttgctctgttttcatcctcttccactcttgcacctgctcacgtgtctgtctctttcatcactccactgttttcctgccttcactatcttgcctatgcatatctttgttcactagccacgcccccttccagaactttcactgacacctgcatcttgtttcactaaTTACACCATCAGTTATTTAAGccttcacagtctcacagctcactgccagattgttgtctttgtacactttccagccttGTTCCTCACTTTGTTTTTTGCCTgcatgtattttgactctgcctcattTTTTACCTTGACTTTGCCTTGCCTTTGATAgcccattcatcatgtttttgacctgtgcctgtttattgtACCACGTCTCAGCCTCTTGCCTTTTTGCTACCTTTGCCTTGCTGCTGGACCTCCTGTGTACTGAACCCCTGCCTGTCATTAAACCATCTGAACTTTATCAGTCTAGTGAGCTTGTATTTGTGTCCAtctggtttgtgccacgcctgatatttattgcatgaaatacagTAAGTATTTGATCACATACCAAaaagcaagaattctggttctcacagacctgttaatttttctttaagaagccctgctattctgcactctttacctgcattaattgcacctgtttgaactcattacctgtataaaaaacacctgtacacacaatcaatcacactccaacctatccactatggccaagaccaaagagttgtctaaggacaccagggacaaaattgcagACCTGCGCAAGGCTGGAATgggcaacaggcaagcagcttggtgagaagacaactgttggtgtaattactaGAAACTGGAAgagacacaagatgactgtcagtcttcctcggtcttgggctccatgcaagatctcacgttgtggggtaaggatgattctgagaaagcacagaactacacaggaggacctggtcaatgacctgaaaagagctgggaccacagtcgcaaagattatattagtaacacacggtgccgtcatggtttaaaatcctacagggcagcaaggtccccctgctcaagccagcacatgtccaggcccatttgaaattcatcagtgaccatctggatgttccagaggaggcatgggagaagaccATGTGGAgaaagatgagaccaaaatagagctttttgataTCATCTCCATTCGCCGTGTTTGGAAGAGAAGAAGGATGAGTACAACCCCAAGACCACcattccaaccgtgaagcatgggggtggaaacattttgcaggtgcttttctgcaaagaggacatgaCGATTGCaccttattgaagggaggatggatggggtcatgtatcttgagattttggcaaacaacctccttccctcagtaagaacattgaagatgggtcgtgcctgggtcttccagcatgacaatgacccaaaccacacagccagggcaactaagcagtggctccgtaagaggcatttcaaggtcctggagtggccgagccagtctccagaccgtcactcaatagaaagtctttggagggagcagaaactcaaaacctgaaagatctgtatggaggagttgtCCAAAATcaatgctgcagtgtgcaaacttgttcaagaactacaggaaacatctgacctctgtgattgcaaacaaaggtttctgtaccgaatgttaagttctgtttttctattgtatcatatACCTATTCCATCCAATGAAAGGCaaatcaattatttaaaaatcatacaatgtgattttcagaattttttttttttttttttttttttagattctgtctctcacagttgaagtgtacctacaataaaaattacagacctctccattctttgtcggtGGGGAAACTTgctaaattgacagtggatcaaaatacttattttctccactgtatttgtaattgcactgtttgttCCACTGTGTTTGTGCTGCGGGGTTTTGCATTGTCGTATTTGCATGCTGACCGTTTTTCTTTAGGGCACCGTCTATGAACTGTGCAGTGGGGAGAAAGTAGGGATGGAGGTTGAACTCTGGATGGTCCGCCGCCTCAACGCTGTAATATTCCACATCAAGATCACTGTAGAACTGCCGGCCCGTGTTGATCCGGTGTCGGCCTGCTGCAGCGTTCACGATGTGAGTTACGCCCAGAGACGAGAGTATGGCTTTGTCACAAGCTACAGccctgcagacacacacaccgtaCACAAACTGACTCATTATGATAACTCACTGCAACATCTCAAGCTGCTGGTTTTATACTCACTCATTTCCGATGTACAGGTTTGGCCACACTTGATCAACGGgttccactggcttcctgttgagCCAGATCATTTGCCTCAAGTCCGTCAGTGATGGTGTTTCCAACTGTGAGGTTAAGTGACCACTGCGGTAATAAAGATGTGTGTGCATATCAGTATGTATGTTAGGTGATTAATGTGCACGGCCGTGTGTCTTTACACTCTTTCAGcctgtctctgtctcctcctctccctctccAGGCTCATGTCCAGGCTCCGGAGCTGCTGCAGGAAGCCCGGATTGGGGCAGATGTCTCTGTGTACCCTAACGGCAGCCACTGCCTCCTGCAACTGCAGTCCCTCACATATCATCAGGAAGGCGAGGACCAATGTAGCTGAGCGGCTCACACCCATCAGGCAGTGGACAAAGACGCGTCCTAGGAGAAGACACATCACTGTTATTTTTAAGTCCCAACCATTATGTATAAAGTAAGCGGGATATGATGTCAcacttgagtgtgtgtgtgttggggtggggatggactgattgtctgcctggatggttgctgaAGCTTCACACCGGCCCTACGTGGAGTTGCATAATGCGGCGTATCAATGACGCTGcggcaatacgctgagggacgcaaaggggtccACAAAATGGATGcaagaaattaaacgtttaatttttttcgtGGACATTCGGTGCAACACTCCGtaactgtatgcaagtctatgcaactgtgctactgtacaccaagcctccgcaaTTGTACGCTACCCTACACCAGTCCggcaaaaaatccttttaggtttttttttatcagtacatgccTGCATTGTTAGAATTTATTCATCACACTGGACTCTGGACCTTTCCATGTAGTGGTAAATTCTACGATGCCTAAAACATAcaaggtgttgggaaggtgtcgtagcacggacccacaacagggggcgcaaatgaacggacaatgagtaagccaaaaggtaacaatttaatgttgtgacaacacacaactaaacacacaaaatttgtaaagccaattaacaccaggtgacgtgtgggcaggctcgaagatagaagaccccgacgagagagaagccgcgtcccacacggcctccaccaccaacggtctgaagaacaccggagccgccaagtcccgtatccccaggtgacctctgtcttcggctgtcgaccctggtactgctggcagaaagcagagacaagatgaatgagtgtaagtccgtacactcagtggtccacggtctgtacacagttaggagggggaacctccacctccaaatcacacactcgtgcagctcttgattaaccacttatctgttcagagagtgaggcgcagtcgtcgtagtcacgccaaacgccaaaatcccagataaggcaacgaccacaggacaatggctgcaaatgagatctagattagtacacaacgtgtcagtcagcagagaaattacctcttggtagtcgatttctcggcggggaggtggagttgcagtccggcttaagtagtggtgtagatgagtgacagctggtgtgatgagtgacagctgtcacttcctctgggtctggcgccctctcgtgcttggagcccgcactccaagcagggcgccctctggtggtagtgggccagcagtacctcctcttcagcggcccacataacacaaggGACATTAAGATACTGTAATTACAATAAGGTTGAGGGCCAACGGTCAGCAGGAGTTTCATGTTAATCAAACACTAGTTTGCAGGCGAAGATGATATTTTAAGTCTGCTCAGAAATGAAAACCTGTACTGACTGATGGCCATCTATACATGATTGTATACAGAGAACTGTTGCCTCAGTCGCACACACATTTATAATTTCAGACAAATCAAAGTATGGCTGAATTACAATTTCAGACAAATCAAAGTATGGCTGAATTACCTCCCATGCCCAACGCTGCTCTGATGTATCGTGCTGTTGGGTAAAAAAATGGGCTAAGGATAAAATCTATTGCATCATCAGCCTCGACTCCATAGTAATCCACTGACATGTCTCTGTAGAAGCGAGGGCCAGTCTTGACATAGAAACAGGGTCCTGGACTGGGGTTGGGAGGTCCGTGAGCAGCATTTACAATGTGAGTTATGCCCAAACTGTGGAGAATGCCTTTATCACGAGCTGCCACCCTGAAATACACAAATTAAATTCCCCAGTGAATGATGCAAAACGGCACAGGCACATGTACGGGGTATTTTGTGTGAACCTACTCGTTGCCGATGTAAAGGTTAGGCCAAACTTGATTGACGTGCCCAGTGGGCCGTCTGTCTGCCAGCAGGAACTGCTGCAGCTCAGAGACAGAAGGGGGCTCATATGGCGGGTTCCTGAGAGACATTCTGATGCACACAAAGCCGAGACATTTACTTCATTTTCtctatgtttaaatgttaaagtaGTCATATTATACACCTTTGCAGCATGGTTATAGAGGTCATCAggtgtttttaaaataaatattaaattttgtttattcacggttttagagtatcacAGAATCCTTTACGAGCTGGGGAGGGAGGCCTGAGAATGGCtcagcttcatgctaactttaacattgaaaatgctgtagacatgctaacgcgttagcattggtcctgtttttaagttataaaaatacatctatcaactgtttcagaagaccataacaggttggtttaacataaaaaaggtaaatattactcacagacatatgctctttggggttttagcggggaaaaattaagataaagtgaaataaaacaaagaacccacgaagcagcagattgaagatcgaagcactgcttcattggttcaaggttcaaagcaaagccgtgctgcagaaatggttgattatacagacccgctgcggggtctgtaatcaatgtagagaaatgatcttttttctgacaaacacccccaaaaacaatggccactctgaagggaataagggaatcgttaagcaaaaaggctattaatGCCAATGGATCGAATCACTTCTTAAGGATATCCGATAagaaccctaacagcaacatgcttttttttttatttttataaaactcacattaaagactcatgattatcttagttaaacacctaaatacatattttgattgaactcacctccataacgatgaCTTGTTTGCAGCATTGCTCTTTGCTCAGCATTGCTCAGCATTGTCCACTCTACCACCCacaaatgcttgtttacactgacaaagaAATTTCGGCCTCCCCAGCAAGAACGCGATTacgcgcgagatttgacaccataaaggtGTCAATAGAAAATGGCCTTTAGCCACTGAGGTGATGCATTgtccaaaaagttttttttattgttgttgttctctAACAAATGACTTGTTTCAGTGTCTGTAGCTTTAAATGAAAAGAGACTGCTCCAGGCCACAACCCCTCTCCTTTCACAAAAGGGACATCTCCTTTCCTATGTGCTAAATGTCAGTTAGGAACCTACTGTAACCTTACTATTGTATGTACTAGAAGTAAGCAAGCTAGTGGTAGGGATACAATTTGGATGTTATTACCACTATTTTACTTGCCCTGGATGCTTACAGATGACACATATGCGTTTGCCCACTTATGgtgcaaacatttttatttttataatttgtTTGCACACTATGGATGTAGTCGATCATCCAGATACCTTTCGATTACTACAAAATGCATACTCTGTATTCAGATGCATACCCTACTGATTGTGAAGTACTGCTTTTTGCCGACAATATAATAAAGTAGTATGGGTATTTGGATGTAGCCTTTGTTTCTCCCACAATATGGGCGTTTCTCACACAACACAATCCAGttgagtgggtgtgtctcacggAGCAGGAGGAGTTCAGATGTGGACTTGTATGACATATGTGACAAAAGTCTAAAACAAGCCAATTTAGGCCAGTTTCCTTATAGTATGAGGATTTACACACATGCAGTCATAGAATATCAGGGATTTTGgagatatactgtatatatttatattcacagttttagagtatcccagaatcctttgcgcgctggggagggaggcttgagaATGGCTCAGCgtcatgctaactttaacattgaaaatgccatagacatgctaatgcgttagcattggtcccatttttaagttataaaatacaatgcgttagcattggtcccatttttaagttataaaatacatctatcaactgtttcagaagaccataacaggtcagtttaacataaaaaatgtaaatattactcacagacatatgctctttagggttttagcgggaaaaaattaacataaagcaaaataaaacaaagaaccaagaagcagcagattgaagatcgaagcactgcttcactggttcaaggttcaaagcaaagccacgctgcagaaacgcttaattacagaccctgcagggggtctgtaattaagcataaagaaatgatcattttcctgacaaacacccccaaaaacaacggccactctgaaggaccgataagggaatcgttaagcaaaaaggctgttgatgtcgatggatcgaatcatttcttaacgatacctgaaagaactggttctcgacaCACAACActaacagcaacacgctttttctttttttttttcaataaaactcacattaaagagtcACGATTagcttagttaaacacctaaatacatattttggttgaattaACCTCCATAACAACGCAATGTTGTAAACAAGTTgctgcaaacgcttgtttacactgacaacgaaatctcggcctccccagcgagaacgtgattatgcgcgagatttgacaccgtaaaggcgtctaTGTAAACACGAAACCTCAAATGCGCAGCTTTAAAAAGCAGCTCAaacagattttgcacaatatgacccctttaaaatatTACCTTATGATCTTGATGCCTCTTTTAACAGTATACTTTCATTAAATGTTATATTATGAGAAAGCAACATGAACACATTGGATATTCACCAGTTGACTGAGCAAACAGACTGAGTGAGCAAACAGATTTGAATTTACCTTCTTTAAAGGAGGTTGGAGCTCTTCTGCTGCTGTGTTTACTGTTATTCCAAGATAAAACTTCACAGCTACACACTAACACCTGCTGCCCGTTGCCTTTTATAACTGTAATCATACACTggctgcttaaaaaaaaataaaaaatcatcctGCTGCACACTACTGTCAATCAGAGCTCTTTCAACTCATCTGAGCTGTTTTGAATGCAGGAACGCAGCTTTATCCTGCAAAGTCTAATGCACCTGCTTATTTTCCATAATGACTGATAGTTACGTAACGTATCCCGCCACAGTATGGTTCAATGCTGTCAGCCAGAGGCTGAATAATCTCTGCTGCTCTGCTCCCTTAACAGAGACGATTAACATTTAGCAGTGGCATATTTACTTCAGCTGCAGCTGTCACATTGATAAGGTTGTGCCAATTAGAAGGTTATGCTCATTAAAAGAACCTGTATTAGGCATAAAAATAAGAAAAGGAAAATGACAATGCCATGGTGGACTGTAAGGGAACAGTTTCACGGTCTGCTTCAGATTATTTCGATACATGGTGATAGGAAATCTTTGGGTTACAATCCATTTTATACTGAAATTTTTCTTCATTATTTTCTGTATTTGCTGCGATCTTTGCGGAATCAGTAGATACCCTGACTGCATCACTTAAGAAGCTGAGTTAGGAGgcaggagtgtctgggtttgtgactgtcctggattgagtttaagatccaggctttcaatgactttgtggaatcagccatcagaagtgtatctgtatgtggcgaACGTGTAAAAACTtagagacattcatttatctcagcaGCAGTGACTAGTGTCTGGGTTCTTGGACTTTGATATCAAGAGATGCCTGGAAAGAtcttatagagtcatgaggtGACTGGACAGAGCtgtttggtgatgttgatatctttgcagaaTGAAGGATCAAGTCTTTAAGGTcctagtgcttcctgtcttatcatatgattgtgagactttgaCGCTAACTCATGATGTGGGGTGACAACCGGATGTCTTTATAGGTCTCTTCAGAGCATCCTTGGGTACTGATGGAATGAACGGGACGGTTCCTTCGGGAGACTAAGATGACGAATATCAATTGCATTATTAGTGAGCGTCAGCTTCGACATATTAGGTACGTTGCGTGTTTCTCTGTTTATGAGCTAGCATGAAGGAGTCTCAGTATTGAATGGCGAAGGCCAAGGAGACGCCCACTGTTCACCTGGCTATGGCAGATacacggttactttttagatgcggtaaccggttgtctgcctgggtggttggcatccGGGACCCATTGTGGTTCCGTTGTGTGATGGATATGTTAATGTGGCATTAACACATGATCCCGCACCTAATCTGCTGCGATATAATGGAGATAAAATCTTGCTTTTAATCACATTTTTATCCTGACCATCTTCAGTCAGTATCTAATGTTATTGCAGATCATTGTACTTTAGTTGCAATGCAATgcattgcacttttctcttttgaGAGTTGTAATCGTTCTTGGAATGAAAGAGTTCTTGCAAGATgggttacggtaaaaaaaaaaaaaaaagaagccatacTTAATAATAATACTATGAGATAAAATGTATAATTCTttatcattcactcactcatcttcaactgcttatccgggatcaggtcacgggggcaacagctctagcaggggaccccagacttccctttcccgggccaaatATTTTATATAAAATATTTTGGCTTACCAAGATAAACTTTAGTAGTCTTGGCTTGGCATACTGAAAATGGCATACTAAAAAGAAAAATCCTGTGTTTATTAAATGAGATGTGTTGCTTAATTGAGCAAATAATAATGCAGATTTTATTCTGATGCACAGTGCTATTCACAAGATTTAGACACTTTAGTATTTTGATTCCGAAATGCAGTCTTTGATGTGTTCTTTTTTCAATGGATGATGATCAAAAACGAAGTTACAAACTTCAGATCCAGTAGAGGTCAGTATTGGGATTTTGCACAGGTTCCCGGATTCCCTACTGAAACTTCATCTGTACATGACGAAAACATGTGGCGCTCCTGGTGTTCCTAAGCAATTTTCCAGCCAAGTACGAATCAAGCCCTACTCTGCTTAAGATCCAATGAGCTGCACAGAACACTGTGGGTgtacaattttaaaaataaatacaaccccaattccattgaagttgggacgttgtgtaaaatgtaaataaaaacagaatacaatgatttgcaaatcctcttcaacctatacgtttgaatacaccacaaagacaagatatttaatgttcaaactgataaactttattgtttttgtgtaaatatttgctcattttgaaatggatgcttgtaacacatttcaaaaaatctgggacaggggcaacaaaagactgggaaagttgatgactgctcaaagaacacctgtttggaacattccacaggtgaacaggttaattgaaaacaggtgagtgtcatgactgggtataaaaggagcatccccaaaaggctcagccgttcacaagcaaagatgggcaaaGTTccgccactttgtgaacaaccgcgtgaaaatatagtccaacagtttaagaataatgtttctcaacgttcaattgcaaggaatttagggattccatcatctacagtccataatataatcagaagattcagagaatctggagaactttctacatgtaagcggcaagtacgaaaaccaacatcgaatccccgtgaccttcgatctctcaggcagcactgcattaaaaactgacatcatagtATGAACacttcagttaacacagttcatcgctacatctacaagtgcaaataaaactctaccatgcaaagtgaaagccatacatcaacaacatccagaaacactgctgccttctctgggcctgagctcatttgaaatggacagacgcaaagtggaaaagtgtgctgtggtctgatgagtccacatttcaaattgtttttggaaatcatggacgtcgtgtccttcagacaaaagaggaaaaagaccatccagattgttaccggtgcaaagttcaaaagccagcatctgtgatggcaccatcaatgctgaaaggtacatccagagtttggtgcaacacatgctgccatccaagcaacgtctttttcagggatgtccctgcttttttcagcaagacaatgccaagccacattctacacgtggTGTGGTggctttgtacaaccccaattccaatgaagttgggaggttgtgttaaatgtaaatgaaaacagaatacaatgacttgcaaatcttctccaacctatattcaacgcttattgagtgttgttagaaggaaaggtgatgtaacacagtggtaaatataccactgttccaacatttttgaaacgtgttgcaggcatccatttcaaaatgagcaaatatttacacaaaaacaataacgtttatcagtttgaacattaaatatcttgtctttgtggtgtattcaactgaatataggtggaagaggatttgcaaatcagtgtaccggtattctgtttttatttacattttacacaatgtgccgacttcattggaattggggttgtctatatacgaggtctattagaaaagtatccaaccttattttttaaaaaaacatatggatttgaatcacgtgtgcttgcgtgagccaaccttgaaccttcatgtgcatgcgtgattcttttcacgcctgtcggttgcgtcattcgcctgtgagcaggctttgagtgaggagtggtccacccccctcggcggattttcattgtcagggaaatggctgagagactgctgctttgcttgatcaaattttttttagaaactgtgaggcacatccatgtggacaccattcgagaaattcaggtggtttttggtgaaaattttatgggcttcaaagacattaagggatgttactgtctctttaaggatgccctcagcagctgtggggcgcgccgtgctccagctgccattgacaggctgaacaaccatttcatttctaaacggatggctctgtggatccgtgaccatcgtgtgcactttctctggttatcacaagagctggacatcaactattttcctgcagatttcacttttaacaagagattttgtcatggaaagccgagcggatgcttcgcgcatcatgatggattcgctgctggaccgacacaaaaccacctccattttggtctcacaggacggctttgagatggcgttcagacagctgtc encodes:
- the LOC117523310 gene encoding inactive dual specificity phosphatase 27-like, whose amino-acid sequence is MSLRNPPYEPPSVSELQQFLLADRRPTGHVNQVWPNLYIGNEVAARDKGILHSLGITHIVNAAHGPPNPSPGPCFYVKTGPRFYRDMSVDYYGVEADDAIDFILSPFFYPTARYIRAALGMGGRVFVHCLMGVSRSATLVLAFLMICEGLQLQEAVAAVRVHRDICPNPGFLQQLRSLDMSLERERRRQRQAERVGHLTSQLETPSLTDLRQMIWLNRKPVEPVDQVWPNLYIGNEAVACDKAILSSLGVTHIVNAAAGRHRINTGRQFYSDLDVEYYSVEAADHPEFNLHPYFLPTAQFIDGALKKNGKVLVHCAMGVSRSGALVLAYLMICHGLSLVEAIIAVRLTRDIGPNSGFLEQLIQTDLSLKVDRPQTPKHCDLIGHV